From the genome of Paralichthys olivaceus isolate ysfri-2021 chromosome 4, ASM2471397v2, whole genome shotgun sequence:
atcagggataaaatggTGCAGAACTGAATAAATGGtttcataaatcattttaaatacacTACACATCCAAGTTATTttgccaaaatgttttttatgtctgataactcagcagcaggttcCCTGACTGTCACAGTAATACAAGAGTGAATCCAAGGAGGGAATGAATGATTGAAAACTGGATGTATTGGTGTTGTACAGTTTGTTCTTGTGAATCAGTTTCAACCAGTGTCTGTAAAAATCTAATGGCACTTAACCGTTCTTCTCTTTTCTAACTGTTTTGTCCCTGGTGCCTTTTTAATTTGCAGAACTGTGACCTGTCTGGCTGCGATCTACAAGAAGCCAACCTGAGAGGGTCCAATGTGAAAGGAGCCATTTTCGAAGAGATGCTGACCCCTCTGCACATGTCCCAGAGTGTCAGATAACTCGGCACACACCCACAGGTCCATTGTGGGCCACCGCTGGCTTCTTTCaatgctcttctcctccagtcCTCCTCCCCCATACTCCCCCAACGTACCCATCTCTCTTTACCTGTCTGCAGCGCAGGCACTCGTATGCACATCCCTGGTCATTCCACCAATATTATGTTAGCTTTAAATATCTTGCACTAGAATCTATCCAGGGTTGtcaatgtatgtttttaatatgtAAAGCTGTATatcaccaaaacaaacacatgtttctttttatgtgTAGATGTATCTAGATGCAATCCGATGACTATGctcatttgatattttacattatttatgttCTTCATATGACTTGATGGTAGTCAAAATCAGAGCATCTGTGCACAGTGAAGTTCAGAGCTTCACTGAATGCTGCTGTAGCATAAATTGAAGGTGTCATTTACCAATACCTGTCGTTATATATTCCTCTTTAAGTATGTAGCTTAATTTTGCTGGATTCAACATATTATGAATTAGCAATGCAAGCCAAAGCCATACAACAGCACAGTCTAATCAAAGGctaaaagtgaaagtgaaactaTGCTGCAGGCTAGTTATACAGTTTGGGTATGCAATACATCATTTAGAGCTGTGAGGTGTCTCCGTTCCTACTCTTAAATATTGTGTTCTCCATGTTTTGCGCTCTGTGAATCTacctctttttttaatccagtGTGCGAGTGACCCACAGTTGCATGCGTTTAACTGTGGCACTGCTTggtgttctgtttgtttttcttcccattATGAGAAAACCTGTGCTTTAACAGAAAGCCATTATTTCTGTGTTCATGATCTCAGAGTGGGTTTACCTGGAAACATGCTCCATATATATCGATGTATATCACTTAATCATGCTTTGAACCTATTTGCACAAATGTATGTTAACTTATAACGTGTTATTCCTTTTCACCAAAAACTCTTGGTGCTTGTAATCTTATATAAATCAAATCCAGTGCTTCCAAATCTTcccagaaaaagaaatgttaaataCTATTATAAGAGAGGGCAGGTGTTGTGAGCAGTTCTTACTGGACAGTGTCTGTTGCATGTGTAAAGATCTGTTACTCTATCTGTGGCTCAAAGCTGCTCCGATGCAATACTATTCACTCAGTTCAATTGTAGGTACCCAGCCTGTGAGAGTGAACGATGAAGGCAATCATACTGTGTATTTCACCTTGAGTGTGAGACTCAATTGAAGAGCAAtgtctatttattttaatacatctCAATGAATGCGACATGGGGCAGAGgttagtttgtgtttgaaagagGGAATGATGTAGGTCTCTATGTATGATTATTGCACTCGACCGTGGAATTTTATTTCCATAAATGactgttataaataaattactTATGAAGAAAGACTCTTTATTTATTGTGTCTCGAATGGGAATGAATGAGTGTTCTGTTTAAGAAACACCATGAAATGACTGGAAATGGTTAAAAGttacttatttttttactgaaggtcaaaaaacaagcttttaaaCAGCTCTGCAGGTCGCCAGTAAATGTCTAATCCCAGTTACACCCCCTGTAGTGAAGTGCTGGGCTGTGAGAAGCGGAAGCATCACAGCCTCATATAAAGCATGGAGTGTGCACAAGTATTCACAAAGGACTGAAGACCATCAGTTCAGAGACGCTGCCTGCTTAATGCACAGAGAGTAAATGAACCAGTGATGATGggcacatttaaagaaaaaatagaaaaatgcatGACATGACGTGCGTATTTCCACTATTTCTCCTCAGAATGGCTGTGAAGACCTTGGCAGTGTGGCTGCTCCTTGTGGGGATGTTGGTGCCTCAGCATTCCTGTCAGCACTGGTCCTACGGCCTGAGCCCAGGAGGGAAGAGGGAACTGGACAGTCTTTCACAAAGTCTGGGCAATGTGAGCATTTATCAGTCTCACTCAATGTTTATCTTCCCTTTTGTGTACATTcattgagatgttttttttcttcaacaggTAGTTGAGGAGTTTCCTCGTGTGGACCCACCTTGCAGTGTTCTGGGTGGTGCAGAGGAATCACCTTTAGCCGGAATCTACAGAATGAAAGGATTCCTTGTAAGTTTGACCCAtttgtcattgtgtgtttggTCTTGGATACATCCATCAGCACTGCCAAGTGGAAGAATATCAGGCTCAgggataagaaaaaaaaatataagtggaagatttgtttttcttaagagctttgagaataaagtcaaagtAAATCAGAGAAAGACTTCTTTGTATTTTGTGAATTAAGTCAAAACACCAAGAATTATGTCAAAATGTCAAGAATATAGTTGAAATGTTGGGAATTAGGCCgaaattattcaaaatgaagTTGAAATatcaagaataaagtcaaaaacaaatttGGAAAAGTCGAAAACAAAGTCGAAAGGTCAAGAGTAAAGTAAACAAATGTCACGAAATgctgagaataaagtcaaaaggTCAAGAATAatgttgaaaacaaaactgaaaggtCGAGATTTaagttgaaatgttgaaaataaagttgCATGACGGAGTGACTGAGTGCTGCAGCCAGCTGCCAGTGTTCCGTCTCTTTTCGCCTCATGAACAGACAGATTTAGGCTCAATCTCTTCATAGTCCTAATGAATTTATAAATGcacttaaaaataaagaagtatTTCCGAAAAACTATTTTACCAATTCATCTACACTTGGCATTTTGTAGAGAAGGTCATAACGTTAGCAGTTTCATAAAATCGACTTTAATCTTGAAATTAAGTTTATTcttgacattttgacttttctcCACTGAAAAATCTCCCTTTGGTCATTTTTTCCAAGATTATTAATCAAAGTTTAAATTCACAGATTGAATCTGTTGCTCTCTTTCAGGGAAGCATCACTGACAGGGGGAACGGACGCAGAACTTATAAGAAATGATGATTACtgtattattaaataaataattacaattGCAAAACATTGATTGTTCTTTACTTCTGCATGTTTTATCTCTAAGTCATTCACACCACCCTCTCTTTCATTTTACCCTCCTTCTCCTTTCCaatcttttctctctctacttccttcttttctgtttcccttCTACCTCCTCCTTTCcgtcacctctctctctttatatccCTCTTGGATGGGGGAGTTATGTTTGCCCTCATCTCTCTAACCTTTTCTTTCTTCGTCTTCCT
Proteins encoded in this window:
- the LOC109642372 gene encoding progonadoliberin-1, which encodes MHREMAVKTLAVWLLLVGMLVPQHSCQHWSYGLSPGGKRELDSLSQSLGNVVEEFPRVDPPCSVLGGAEESPLAGIYRMKGFLGSITDRGNGRRTYKK